Proteins co-encoded in one Fusarium fujikuroi IMI 58289 draft genome, chromosome FFUJ_chr06 genomic window:
- a CDS encoding related to endo-beta-1,3-glucanase of the cell wall, whose translation MQNYHGDPYESEPLDSHNRYDSSARRPIPPPHSYSPSAAHYDAPPRSNHPRAHPDSSYSRVQGGYDDYSSHGRPVSPSPYAGSAGYDSPRRPSPQQNDHGYYGNQGYNNYGGGGGGHMGYDHPNSHTTPGADNFGMSASGGMTGIAVNVADRNPRYSGIGAMEHSNLPPPPSRTQQNPHGGNGGYGHGYDSPRGPPSAATSHFNGSDPYIDNPYPGYTNSRHGSDNLGVVNPNDIIDDGDDGLVYGKSQRNSMLSLSNSDRAKRGASATAAAVGGGAAAGGLLGGRGGSYEMNAREKPYGYGSDDKDTGRSKRCKWLIIVVVFLVIVGAIVGGVVGSMVNNGKHDDSSASSGESAKDDTKKNGDLGKNSAEIKELLNNPDLHRVFPGMDYTPLNSQYPDCMHNPPSQNNITRDVAILGQLTNKIRLYGTDCNQTQMLIHALDRLELKDTKIWMGVWLDKNETTNDRQMAQMWDILDEYGEDPFEGIIIANEILYRKEMNITTLADILDETRTKLDKKGIKLPVATSDLGDDWTSELATDSDYIMANIHPFFAGVTASEAAAWTSNFWKTNNGDFWKTDTKKNIISETGWPTGGGTNCGSATTCTEGSVAGVDELNTFMDDWVCQSLKNGTNYFWFEAFDEPWKERYNTKGKAWEDKWGLLTSDRELKKGVKIPDCDGKTIQDYSMFSS comes from the exons ATGCAGAACTACCACGGGGATCCCTACGAGAGCGAACCGCTCGACTCTCATAATCGCTACGATTCCTCTGCCCGAAGACCCATCCCTCCTCCCCATAGTTATTCACCTTCTGCTGCCCACTACGACGCTCCCCCGAGATCAAATCACCCAAGAGCACATCCCGATTCTTCATACAGCCGTGTCCAAGGTGGCTACGACGACTACTCTTCTCACGGTCGCCCAGTATCGCCTTCGCCGTACGCTGGATCCGCTGGATACGACAGTCCTCGACGACCATCGCCTCAACAAAACGACCACGGTTATTACGGCAACCAAGGCTACAATAACTACGGAGGTGGCGGCGGCGGACATATGGGGTATGATCACCCAAACTCCCATACTACACCGGGCGCAGACAATTTTGGAATGTCGGCATCTGGTGGTATGACCGGAATTGCTGTTAACGTTGCTGACCGTAATCCTCGCTATAGCGGAATAGGCGCAATGGAACACTCCAACTTGCCCCCGCCTCCATCGCGGACTCAGCAAAACCCTCATGGCGGAAATGGAGGTTACGGTCACGGTTACGATTCTCCTCGGGGGCCACCATCAGCTGCGACATCTCACTTCAACGGTAGCGATCCCTACATTGATAACCCATACCCCGGATATACGAATTCGCGGCACGGTAGCGACAATCTTGGCGTAGTGAATCCTAACGACATTATTGACGATGGGGACGACGGACTTGTGTATGGAAAGAGCCAAAGGAACTCAATGCTTAGCCTTTCCAACTCCGACCGCGCGAAGAGGGGTGCCTCTGCAACCGCTGCTGCGGTTGGAGGTGGTGCGGCTGCTGGCGGCCTTTTGGGTGGACGAG GCGGAAGCTACGAGATGAATGCGCGGGAAAAGCCTTACGGTTATGGCTCAGACGATAAGGACACTGGGAGGAGTAAGAGGTGCAAgtggctcatcatcgtcgtggtgttcctcgtcatcgttggAGCtattgttggtggtgtcgtTGGTAGTATGGTGAACAATGGCAAGCACGACGACAGTTCAGCGAGTTCGGGAGAGTCAGCTAAGGATGACACCAAGAAGAACGGCGATCTTGGCAAAAACAGCGCGGAGATCAAGGAACTTCTCAACAATCCCGACCTCCACAGAGTCTTTCCCGGCATGGACTACACCCCTCTCAACTCTCAGTATCCCGACTGTATGCATAACCCACCTTCTCAGAACAACATCACTCGCGACGTGGCCATTCTGGGTCAGCTTACCAACAAGATCCGATTGTACGGAACCGATTGCAACCAGACGCAGATGTTGATCCATGCCCTCGACCGATTGGAACTCAAGGATACCAAGATCTGGATGGGTGTTTGGCTTGACAAGAACGAGACAACCAACGATCGACAGATGGCACAAATGTGGGACATCCTAGATGAGTATGGTGAGGATCCTTTTGAGGgcatcatcattgccaaCGAGATCCTCTACCGTAAGGAGATGAACATCACCACATTGGCCGACATCTTGGACGAAACCCGCACgaagctcgacaagaaggGCATCAAGCTCCCCGTTGCTACCTCGGATTTGGGCGACGACTGGACATCTGAGCTTGCGACGGACAGTGACTATATCATGGCCAACATCCATCCCTTCTTTGCCGGAGTGACGGCATCCGAGGCTGCCGCCTGGACCTCCAACTTCTGGAAGACCAACAATGGAGATTTTTGGAAGACGGACAcgaagaagaacatcattTCGGAGACAGGCTGGCCTACCGGAGGCGGCACCAACTGTGGCTCAGCCACGACCTGTACCGAGGGATCagttgctggtgttgacgagCTCAACACCTTCATGGACGATTGGGTTTGCCAATCTCTCAAGAACGGAACCAACTATTTCTGGTTCGAGGCATTTGACGAGCCTTGGAAGGAGCGGTACAACaccaagggcaaggcttGGGAAGACAAATGGGGTCTGTTGACATCGGACCGCGAGCTCAAGAAGGGAGTCAAGATTCCCGACTGCGACGGCAAGACGATCCAGGACTACAGCATGTTTTCCTCATAA